One Leishmania donovani BPK282A1 complete genome, chromosome 15 genomic window carries:
- a CDS encoding tryparedoxin peroxidase has translation MTVFWPEQWWKRKDHRKIRGARGARFASLRFHGAFILSVVVLVEYVFRSTDDFTARHFA, from the coding sequence ATGACCGTGTTTTGGCCGGAGCAGTGGTGGAAGCGCAAGGACCACCGCAAGATCCGTGGCGCACGTGGTGCACGTTTTGCCTCGCTGCGCTTCCACGGCGCCTTCATCCTCAGCGTTGTCGTGCTGGTCGAGTACGTGTTCCGGTCGACGGACGACTTCACGGCGCGGCACTTCGCG
- a CDS encoding developmentally regulated protein, putative — protein sequence MTVFWPEQWWKRKDHRKIRGARGARFASLRFHGAFILSVVVLVEYVFRSTDDFTARHFAD from the coding sequence ATGACCGTGTTTTGGCCGGAGCAGTGGTGGAAGCGCAAGGACCACCGCAAGATCCGTGGCGCACGTGGTGCACGTTTTGCCTCGCTGCGCTTCCACGGCGCCTTCATCCTCAGCGTTGTCGTGCTGGTCGAGTACGTGTTCCGGTCGACGGACGACTTCACGGCGCGGCACTTCGCGGAC
- a CDS encoding tryparedoxin peroxidase — MDSEYAHLQWTLQDRKKGGLGAMAIPMLADKTKSIARAYGVLEEKQGVAYRGLFIIDPNGMVRQITVNDMPVGRNVEEVLRLLEAFQFVEKHGEVCPANWKKGDPGLKVDHNK; from the coding sequence ATGGACAGCGAGTACGCGCACCTGCAGTGGACGCTGCAGGACCGCAAGAAGGGAGGCCTCGGCGCCATGGCGATTCCAATGCTGGCCGACAAGACCAAGAGCATCGCTCGTGCCTAcggcgtgctggaggagaaaCAGGGCGTGGCCTACCGCGGTCTCTTCATCATCGACCCCAATGGCATGGTGCGCCAGATCACCGTCAACGACATGCCGGTGGGCCGCAACGTGGAGGAGGTTCTGCGCCTGCTGGAGGCTTTTCAGTTCGTGGAGAAGCACGGCGAGGTGTGCCCCGCGAACTGGAAGAAGGGCGACCCTGGCCTGAAGGTCGATCACAATAAGTAA
- a CDS encoding developmentally regulated protein, putative, whose protein sequence is MTVFWPEQWWKRKDHRKIRGARGARFASLRFHGAFILSVVVLVEYVFRSTDDFTARHFADPPVLAPPPLPTSLGYSMTSEMPHLKSLELEREAPAHLPRSGPLDLKGLRGEDRLSG, encoded by the coding sequence ATGACCGTGTTTTGGCCGGAGCAGTGGTGGAAGCGCAAGGACCACCGCAAGATCCGTGGCGCACGTGGTGCACGTTTTGCCTCGCTGCGCTTCCACGGCGCCTTCATCCTCAGCGTTGTCGTGCTGGTCGAGTACGTGTTCCGGTCGACGGACGACTTCACGGCGCGGCACTTCGCGGACCCGCcagtgctggcgccgccgccgctgcccacgTCGCTCGGGTACTCGATGACAAGCGAGATGCCGCACTTGAAGTCGCTTGAGCTGGAGCGcgaggcgccagcgcaccTACCGCGGAGCGGTCCCCTCGACCTCAAGGGCCTCCGCGGAGAGGACCGTCTCTCGGGATGA
- a CDS encoding tryparedoxin peroxidase, translating into MSCGDAKINSPAPPFEEVALMPNGSFKKISLAAYKGKWVVLFFYPLDFTFVCPTEIIAFSENVSRFNELNCEVLACSMDSEYAHLQWTLQDRKKGGLGAMAIPMLADKTKSIARAYGVLEEKQGVAYRGLFIIDPNGMVRQITVNDMPVGRNVEEVLRLLEAFQFVEKHGEVCPANWKKGAPTMKPEPKASVEGYFSKQ; encoded by the coding sequence ATGTCCTGCGGTGACGCCAAGATCAACTCTCCCGCGCCGCCCttcgaggaggtggcgctcATGCCCAACGGCAGCTTCAAGAAGATCAGCCTCGCCGCCTACAAGGGCAAGTGGGTCGTGCTCTTCTTCTACCCGCTCGACTTCACCTTCGTGTGCCCGACAGAGATCATCGCGTTCTCCGAAAACGTGAGTCGCTTCAACGAGCTCAACTGCGAGGTCCTCGCGTGCTCCATGGACAGCGAGTACGCGCACCTGCAGTGGACGCTGCAGGACCGCAAGAAGGGCGGCCTCGGCGCCATGGCGATTCCAATGCTGGCCGACAAGACCAAGAGCATCGCTCGTGCCTAcggcgtgctggaggagaaaCAGGGCGTGGCCTACCGCGGTCTCTTCATCATCGACCCCAATGGCATGGTGCGCCAGATCACCGTCAACGACATGCCGGTGGGCCGCAACGTGGAGGAGGTTCTGCGCCTGCTGGAGGCTTTTCAGTTCGTGGAGAAGCACGGCGAGGTGTGCCCCGCGAACTGGAAGAAGGGCGCCCCCACGATGAAGCCGGAGCCGAAGGCGTCTGTCGAGGGGTACTTCAGCAAACAGTAA